From the genome of Triticum aestivum cultivar Chinese Spring chromosome 3B, IWGSC CS RefSeq v2.1, whole genome shotgun sequence, one region includes:
- the LOC123072407 gene encoding protein LIFEGUARD 2, with protein MKGGGDVEAGGDIEAGTAAPKGAPYAGTTESPELRWALIRKIYVVLCLQLLLTAAVAAVFVTVTAIPHFFVSSYAGLGLYIFILVFPFIVLCPLHIYRQKHPINLLLLGVFTVAISFSVGLTCAFTSGKVILQAGILTIVVVLSLTAYTFWAARRGKDFSFLGPFLFASLMILLVFAFIQIFFPLGKLSHMIYGALAALIFSGYIVYDTGSIIKRYKYDEYVWAAVTLYLDIINLFLGLLTLFRACDN; from the exons ATGAAGGGCGGCGGCGACGTCGAGGCGGGCGGCGACATCGAGGCGGGCACCGCGGCACCGAAGGGGGCGCCGTACGCCGGGACGACGGAGAGCCCCGAGCTGCGCTGGGCGCTCATCCGGAAGATCTACGTCGTCCTCTGCCTGCAGCTTCTCCTCACCGCCGCCGTCGCGGCCGTCTTCGTCACAGTCACGGCCATCCCGCACTTTTTCGTCTCCTCCTACGCCGGACTGGGGCTGTACATCTTCATTCTCGTCTTCCCCTTCATCG TGCTGTGCCCGCTGCACATCTACCGCCAGAAGCACCCAATCAACTTGCTGCTTCTTGGCGTCTTCACAGTGGCCATCAGCTTCTCTGTGGGCTTGACATGCGCCTTTACCAGCG GCAAGGTCATTTTGCAGGCGGGGATTCTTACAATTGTGGTTGTCTTGAGCCTCACTGCTTACACCTTCTGGGCTGCAAGGAGGGGCAAGGACTTCAGCTTCCTTGGTCCTTTCCTATTTGCTTCTCTGATGATTTTGCTCGTCTTTGCTTTCATTCAG ATCTTCTTCCCGCTGGGCAAGCTCTCTCACATGATCTATGGCGCGCTGGCGGCACTCATCTTCAGTGGCTACATTGTCTATGACACGGGCAGCATCATCAAGCGTTACAAGTATGACGAGTATGTCTGGGCTGCCGTCACGCTCTACCTTGACATCATCAATCTGTTCCTGGGCCTGCTGACTCTGTTTAGGGCGTGTGACAACTAG